The Methanohalophilus portucalensis genome window below encodes:
- a CDS encoding HemK2/MTQ2 family protein methyltransferase, translating into MALISYRNAYVNIGKDVYEPAEDSFLLADVAVDRISDGMNVLEMGVGSGFVSAVVAANKNVEPVGCDINPDALECAYENGIQVFRSNLFAGLRKKAYFDVILFNPPYLPTSEDEKLEGWLNYAFDGGVEGRDTIATFFAEVSGYLKPGGSVLLFISSLTGKGEVFDIMEQEMFTGYVVAETRSFFEKLMVIECTHNR; encoded by the coding sequence ATGGCTCTCATCTCATATCGCAATGCTTATGTTAACATTGGAAAAGATGTGTACGAACCTGCGGAAGATTCTTTCCTGCTTGCAGATGTTGCGGTAGACCGTATTAGTGATGGTATGAATGTGCTGGAAATGGGTGTGGGGAGTGGCTTTGTTTCTGCAGTGGTTGCCGCTAATAAGAATGTAGAACCCGTAGGTTGTGACATAAACCCTGATGCTCTTGAATGCGCATATGAGAACGGAATTCAGGTTTTCCGCAGTAATCTTTTCGCAGGGCTCAGGAAAAAAGCATATTTTGATGTTATACTGTTCAATCCTCCCTATCTACCAACCTCCGAAGACGAAAAGTTAGAGGGTTGGCTCAATTATGCTTTTGATGGAGGAGTTGAGGGAAGGGATACTATAGCAACCTTTTTTGCTGAAGTATCTGGCTATCTCAAACCCGGTGGAAGTGTTCTGTTATTCATTTCTTCCCTTACAGGTAAAGGGGAAGTATTTGATATTATGGAGCAAGAGATGTTTACTGGCTATGTGGTAGCTGAGACCCGGTCTTTTTTTGAAAAATTGATGGTTATTGAATGTACACACAACCGCTGA
- a CDS encoding hydantoinase/oxoprolinase N-terminal domain-containing protein, protein MKYSLGIDAGGTYTDAVILRDSDGKIIDHGKARTTYPDLLDGIQEVLDGLDQSFLEKVSLVSVSTTLATNTILEGTGYPVALIMIGEEVPNDSSIKYSISVQGGHSSGGNEKYPLDLDSIKEFVGEVQDKVSAFAVSSYFSVRNPDHELKAREVIDEMTGLPVICGHELSQSLGAYERGVTAYLNAQLLPISTRFMETVASEIDRRGIDAKLMMLKCDGSIVGMKEALKHPIESIFTGPAASLVGASYLAKSKDCLVIDVGGTSTDVAMVIDNLPEITDEGATVGGWPTKVEAIRMETSAMGGDSHVWVKNHNVFIGPRRVVPLCVAASKYPEITTKLKKGQSILKSQLGENIQPTKFFIRTKQEPIELTEREEDLLSRIKDEPLTVSDIYWDSKALPSPMIMASLIQKRLVQAIGFTPTDALHVLGEYDEWDSEASRVGAEILGYFADLDADEIAGKVKDEVAKNMAQNLLSYVFNDLEDSQINKVVRGNHYGGFHVDVPVVLLGGPVQAYVNDMQKLVDAEIILPEYAEVGNAVGALAGKGIKRIEVLIRPNFGESKYNLRPSSVSLFYPGGNETFKSHEEAVQAAREIGHRLIMEYMHEAELDEGEITIDVDRKDVQVHGVGIPMETRFTFLGVGDIKMEKKDIRI, encoded by the coding sequence ATGAAATACAGTCTTGGTATAGATGCCGGTGGAACATATACAGATGCCGTAATCCTGCGGGATTCGGATGGGAAGATTATTGATCATGGAAAGGCCCGCACGACCTATCCTGATTTGCTGGATGGAATTCAGGAAGTACTTGACGGCCTGGATCAGTCATTTCTGGAAAAAGTATCTCTGGTATCGGTCTCTACTACTCTTGCAACCAACACTATTCTGGAAGGTACAGGTTATCCGGTAGCTCTTATCATGATAGGGGAAGAGGTTCCAAACGATTCATCAATAAAGTATTCAATATCTGTACAGGGCGGCCATTCTTCCGGAGGGAACGAAAAGTATCCCCTTGACCTGGATTCTATAAAAGAATTTGTAGGAGAAGTTCAGGATAAGGTCTCGGCATTTGCAGTTTCATCCTATTTTAGTGTAAGAAACCCGGATCATGAATTGAAGGCAAGGGAAGTTATAGATGAAATGACCGGTTTGCCTGTGATCTGTGGCCATGAACTTTCCCAGTCCCTGGGAGCATATGAAAGAGGTGTTACAGCCTATCTAAACGCCCAGCTTTTGCCCATATCGACCCGGTTTATGGAAACAGTTGCATCTGAGATAGATCGAAGAGGAATAGATGCAAAACTTATGATGCTCAAATGTGATGGTTCTATAGTGGGTATGAAAGAAGCTCTCAAACACCCGATCGAATCAATATTTACCGGTCCTGCAGCAAGCCTTGTTGGTGCTTCATATCTTGCCAAAAGCAAAGATTGCCTGGTCATTGATGTCGGTGGTACAAGTACCGATGTAGCGATGGTTATTGATAATCTCCCTGAAATAACAGATGAAGGGGCAACTGTTGGGGGTTGGCCAACCAAGGTGGAAGCCATTAGAATGGAAACCTCTGCAATGGGTGGGGACAGTCATGTGTGGGTAAAGAATCATAATGTTTTCATAGGTCCACGCCGGGTCGTTCCTCTCTGTGTGGCTGCCAGTAAATATCCGGAAATCACTACAAAACTCAAGAAAGGGCAGAGTATACTGAAAAGCCAGCTAGGGGAAAACATCCAGCCCACAAAATTCTTCATCAGAACCAAACAGGAACCCATTGAACTTACAGAGCGCGAAGAAGATCTTCTTTCCCGCATAAAGGATGAACCCCTGACAGTTAGTGACATCTACTGGGACAGTAAAGCATTGCCATCGCCTATGATCATGGCAAGCCTGATCCAGAAACGTCTGGTGCAGGCCATAGGTTTCACTCCTACGGATGCTCTTCATGTTCTTGGAGAATATGATGAGTGGGATAGTGAAGCTTCCAGAGTCGGCGCAGAAATACTTGGGTACTTCGCAGATCTGGATGCTGATGAAATTGCCGGTAAAGTTAAAGATGAAGTTGCAAAGAATATGGCACAGAACCTTCTTTCATATGTCTTTAATGATCTCGAGGATTCACAGATCAATAAAGTTGTCCGTGGCAATCATTATGGTGGATTTCATGTAGATGTTCCCGTGGTACTGCTTGGGGGTCCTGTACAGGCCTATGTAAATGATATGCAAAAATTAGTAGATGCGGAAATTATCCTGCCTGAATATGCCGAGGTGGGTAATGCGGTAGGAGCCCTTGCAGGTAAGGGAATAAAACGCATTGAAGTGCTGATTCGTCCGAATTTCGGTGAATCAAAATATAACCTGCGCCCGTCTTCAGTATCATTGTTCTATCCCGGCGGGAATGAAACTTTCAAATCCCATGAAGAAGCTGTGCAGGCTGCCCGTGAGATCGGCCATAGGTTGATAATGGAGTACATGCATGAAGCCGAACTGGACGAAGGTGAAATAACTATAGATGTTGACCGCAAGGATGTTCAGGTGCATGGGGTCGGTATTCCAATGGAAACAAGGTTTACTTTCCTGGGTGTCGGGGACATCAAAATGGAGAAGAAGGATATAAGGATATAA
- a CDS encoding shikimate kinase, with the protein MTVTGYGQALGAGTILNAISTWKGAAFGLDLKTFARVELSQGDGPIEGIIEENGDMDTTLIENAVGITLDLFNLKMQGTVQTRSEIPHASGLKSSSAAANAVIIATLDAIKESMEPLEMVKLGVQAAKKSGVTITGAFDDACASFFGGVVVTDNKEDILFNRIKKNSEVLVFVPPQKAYSSETDVAGSKLIGPWIDMAYDLVIHREFEKAMTLNGFLYCGALGFDTKPMMVALESGIEGVTLSGTGPAYVAMGDSSDLDKLAKAWEKRITGGNVIRTKINNEGAI; encoded by the coding sequence ATGACTGTAACAGGATATGGGCAAGCTTTGGGTGCAGGTACCATCCTCAATGCAATTTCTACCTGGAAAGGTGCAGCTTTTGGATTGGACCTCAAGACATTTGCCAGGGTTGAATTATCACAGGGCGATGGTCCTATAGAAGGCATCATTGAAGAAAATGGGGATATGGATACCACTCTGATCGAGAATGCAGTTGGTATAACTCTTGACCTGTTTAATTTGAAAATGCAGGGCACGGTACAAACAAGAAGTGAAATTCCCCATGCTAGCGGACTAAAAAGTAGTAGTGCTGCGGCTAACGCTGTTATTATTGCTACTCTGGATGCCATAAAAGAATCAATGGAACCTCTGGAGATGGTAAAATTAGGGGTCCAAGCAGCTAAAAAATCCGGAGTGACAATCACAGGGGCTTTCGATGATGCCTGTGCATCTTTCTTTGGTGGTGTGGTAGTAACTGATAACAAAGAAGATATTCTTTTCAACCGCATCAAGAAAAACAGTGAAGTACTTGTTTTTGTTCCTCCTCAAAAGGCATATAGTTCGGAGACTGACGTGGCAGGATCAAAATTAATTGGACCCTGGATAGACATGGCTTATGACCTTGTAATCCATCGGGAATTTGAGAAAGCAATGACATTAAATGGTTTTCTTTATTGTGGTGCTTTGGGTTTTGATACAAAACCAATGATGGTAGCCCTTGAAAGTGGTATTGAAGGCGTCACCCTTTCTGGTACCGGACCTGCATATGTGGCAATGGGGGATAGCTCCGATCTGGACAAACTTGCAAAGGCCTGGGAGAAGCGTATTACAGGCGGAAATGTGATAAGGACGAAGATCAATAATGAAGGAGCAATTTAA
- a CDS encoding chorismate mutase codes for MTIENVRQEIENIDRELVELIAKRVEFADDILKYKHQANLPINDDTQNNVVIDRAVSIATERGLDSTVVKQIFNLLIQMNIERQHELSGEGNLP; via the coding sequence ATGACAATCGAAAATGTAAGACAGGAGATCGAGAATATTGATAGGGAACTGGTGGAACTCATTGCAAAAAGAGTTGAATTTGCAGATGATATCTTAAAATACAAACACCAGGCCAATCTTCCTATCAATGACGACACGCAAAATAATGTGGTAATAGATAGAGCTGTTTCTATTGCTACTGAAAGAGGTCTAGACTCCACTGTGGTAAAACAGATTTTCAATCTCCTTATACAGATGAATATAGAAAGGCAACATGAATTAAGCGGTGAAGGTAATCTTCCTTAA
- a CDS encoding 5-(carboxyamino)imidazole ribonucleotide mutase has translation MVDIAIVMGSESDRAISNRVTNVLDNTDYSYDVQVISAHRNPDELDEYISTDEAFVYIAIAGLSAALPGVIASKTGKPVIGVPVGAKLGGLDALLSTAQMPPGVPVATVGIDNGANAAHMAIRILKLKGE, from the coding sequence ATGGTAGATATTGCAATAGTAATGGGATCTGAATCGGACCGGGCAATTTCGAATCGTGTAACCAATGTATTGGACAACACAGATTACAGTTATGATGTACAGGTAATTTCCGCCCACCGAAATCCCGATGAACTGGATGAATATATAAGTACTGACGAGGCTTTCGTTTACATTGCGATAGCCGGACTTTCTGCCGCACTTCCCGGCGTGATAGCATCAAAGACTGGCAAGCCTGTTATCGGGGTGCCTGTGGGTGCCAAGCTTGGGGGACTGGATGCATTATTGTCCACAGCACAGATGCCACCGGGTGTACCGGTTGCGACTGTTGGTATTGATAATGGTGCAAATGCTGCTCATATGGCAATCCGTATCCTGAAACTCAAAGGAGAATGA
- a CDS encoding methanogen output domain 1-containing protein — MESEITPKILIVDDEPQNLDLMEAYLSHLYELTLAESGEECLQKVKEKDIDLILLDIMMPGMSGYDVAKSLKESESTRHIPIIMVTALSEKEDRIKGIEVGADDFLTKPVNRVELLTRVKSLLRIKSLHDELVAEKEHLKMQNRIRKVLTSIIPSLLSGAPPEQKKIIIRQMVDMVEDIVRSSCTGCERETTDPQDVARICCEAMNQLGASYFVDGDSDKNGCAIIKAHKCPWGEESKINPIMCNLTTGVFSKMVNGVTDGEVIVNKTMGNGDEHCCFDICIEEE, encoded by the coding sequence ATGGAAAGCGAAATCACACCTAAAATACTCATAGTGGATGACGAACCACAAAATCTTGATTTAATGGAAGCATACCTTTCCCACTTATACGAACTTACTCTGGCTGAAAGTGGAGAAGAATGTCTCCAAAAAGTGAAAGAAAAAGACATTGACCTTATTCTTCTGGACATTATGATGCCGGGTATGAGTGGCTATGATGTTGCTAAAAGTTTAAAAGAGTCAGAGAGTACACGTCATATCCCGATCATTATGGTAACTGCACTATCTGAAAAAGAAGACCGTATTAAAGGTATTGAAGTTGGTGCAGATGATTTTCTTACAAAACCTGTAAATCGGGTGGAGCTTCTAACCCGTGTAAAGTCACTGTTGCGTATCAAAAGCCTCCATGATGAGCTGGTGGCTGAAAAAGAGCATCTTAAAATGCAAAACCGCATTCGAAAGGTTTTGACATCAATTATTCCCTCACTACTAAGTGGTGCCCCACCCGAACAGAAGAAAATAATCATTCGTCAAATGGTTGACATGGTGGAAGATATTGTACGTAGTTCATGCACTGGTTGTGAGAGGGAAACTACAGATCCACAAGATGTAGCCCGAATTTGCTGTGAGGCCATGAATCAACTGGGAGCCAGTTATTTTGTGGACGGTGACAGTGACAAAAATGGGTGTGCAATCATAAAAGCACACAAGTGCCCATGGGGAGAAGAAAGTAAAATAAATCCCATAATGTGCAACCTCACCACCGGAGTTTTCTCAAAGATGGTTAACGGAGTCACCGACGGCGAAGTTATCGTAAATAAAACAATGGGTAATGGGGACGAACACTGTTGTTTTGATATCTGTATAGAAGAAGAATGA
- a CDS encoding RAD55 family ATPase: MERLSTGIQGLDKKVGDGYPGKKGILITGAPGSGKTIFAMHAINQACTDGKKSVIMATEETEEDITEQAKMFGFPFEEYIKNGLLEVVKILEMRSRSVTKAAEMIDGLSFKQVDLINMPELIPYDAEVIVMDNIGVFAIGLTPREFRDQFDTLNLLLSQKDVTTLFVMDEAAHQMTHEVADYSTFGNIKLLVKENPYTGKMERFIFIPKMRNTAISLDPVPFDITSKGIDIKGKKDN, encoded by the coding sequence ATGGAAAGGCTATCTACAGGAATTCAGGGTCTGGACAAAAAAGTTGGTGATGGATATCCAGGGAAAAAAGGAATTCTCATCACCGGTGCCCCGGGATCAGGTAAAACTATTTTTGCAATGCACGCAATAAACCAGGCATGTACAGATGGAAAAAAATCTGTAATAATGGCAACAGAAGAGACCGAAGAAGATATTACTGAACAGGCAAAGATGTTTGGATTTCCTTTTGAGGAATATATAAAAAATGGTTTACTTGAAGTTGTAAAAATACTGGAAATGAGAAGTCGGAGCGTAACTAAGGCTGCTGAAATGATAGATGGGTTGAGTTTTAAACAGGTTGACCTCATAAACATGCCTGAACTGATACCTTATGATGCCGAAGTAATAGTAATGGACAATATCGGAGTTTTCGCAATTGGTTTAACACCACGTGAATTTCGTGATCAGTTTGATACATTGAATCTTTTACTTTCACAAAAGGATGTTACAACACTTTTTGTGATGGATGAAGCTGCGCACCAAATGACCCATGAAGTTGCAGATTACTCGACTTTTGGAAACATCAAGTTATTGGTTAAGGAAAATCCCTATACAGGGAAAATGGAACGTTTTATTTTCATACCAAAAATGAGAAATACAGCCATTTCTCTTGACCCTGTTCCGTTTGATATTACATCAAAAGGCATAGACATAAAAGGCAAGAAAGACAATTGA
- the lonB gene encoding ATP-dependent protease LonB: MAEEMASKDEELEESFDTTSSIEVPKLLIDQIIGQDHAVEVVKKAASQRRHVMMIGTPGTGKSMLAKAMAELLPKEELQDILAYPNVEDNNNPRIRTVPAGKGREIVMAHKMEARKKSQSRNMLMMFLIFGIVMYSFYVGQLLWGIIAAIMMLILSRQFMPKEEMMIPKMLVSNYEQDNAPYIDATGTHAGALLGDVRHDPFQSGGLETPSHDRVESGDIHKSHKGVLFIDEINTLRIESQQSLLTAIQEKEYPITGQSERSSGALVKTEPVPCDFIMVAAGNLDAVEKMHPALRSRIKGYGYELYMRESMEDNAGNRKYLVRFVAQEVKRDGHIPDFDQSAVDEVIQEARRRAGRKGHLTLKLRDLGGLVRVAGDIAHAEGTKITSAKHVLAAKKMARSIEQQLADSYLERRKDYQLFSKKGSAVGKVNGLAVMGGDSGIVLPIMAEVTPPQSHAEGKVIATGMLKDIAKEAVLNVSAVIKKVTGENIMNRDIHIQFVGTYEGVEGDSASVSIATAVISALEGIPIDQSVAMTGSLSVRGDVLPVGGVTYKIEAAAQGGIKKVIIPWTNKDDVLIEEAYKDQVEIIPVKTISEVIEHSLVGTNKEGIREKLKELTDMKVDLEIPESVPG, translated from the coding sequence ATGGCGGAAGAAATGGCTTCTAAAGATGAGGAATTGGAAGAATCATTTGACACCACCAGTTCCATCGAAGTGCCTAAACTATTGATCGACCAGATCATTGGTCAGGATCATGCGGTGGAGGTTGTCAAGAAAGCTGCAAGTCAGAGGAGACATGTTATGATGATCGGTACTCCTGGTACCGGTAAATCCATGCTTGCAAAGGCAATGGCTGAATTGCTTCCAAAGGAGGAACTGCAGGATATCCTTGCATATCCCAATGTTGAAGACAACAACAATCCACGTATCCGTACCGTTCCTGCCGGAAAGGGCAGGGAGATTGTTATGGCTCATAAAATGGAGGCCAGAAAGAAATCCCAATCAAGGAACATGTTGATGATGTTCCTTATTTTTGGTATTGTGATGTATTCTTTCTATGTGGGTCAACTTCTCTGGGGTATCATTGCAGCTATAATGATGCTGATTCTTAGCAGGCAATTTATGCCAAAAGAAGAAATGATGATCCCAAAGATGCTGGTTTCAAATTATGAACAGGACAATGCTCCATATATCGATGCCACCGGTACCCATGCAGGCGCCCTCCTTGGGGATGTCAGGCATGACCCATTCCAGTCAGGAGGACTGGAAACCCCGTCTCATGACAGGGTAGAGAGTGGAGATATTCACAAGTCCCACAAGGGTGTACTCTTCATTGATGAGATCAACACCCTCAGGATTGAATCCCAGCAGAGCCTGCTTACGGCAATCCAGGAGAAAGAATATCCGATTACAGGTCAGTCAGAGCGCAGTTCAGGTGCCCTTGTGAAAACAGAACCGGTTCCATGTGACTTTATAATGGTAGCTGCAGGTAATCTGGATGCTGTGGAAAAAATGCATCCTGCACTCAGGTCACGTATAAAGGGTTATGGATATGAGCTCTACATGCGTGAATCCATGGAAGACAATGCTGGTAACCGCAAGTATCTTGTTCGGTTTGTGGCACAGGAAGTTAAGCGGGACGGACATATACCCGATTTTGATCAGTCCGCAGTTGATGAAGTCATTCAGGAAGCACGCAGGCGGGCCGGAAGAAAAGGCCATCTAACTTTGAAATTGCGTGATCTTGGAGGACTTGTGAGAGTAGCAGGAGATATTGCACATGCTGAGGGTACAAAGATAACCTCTGCAAAACATGTACTTGCTGCCAAGAAAATGGCACGCTCCATAGAACAACAGCTTGCTGACAGTTATCTGGAAAGGAGAAAGGATTACCAGTTGTTTTCCAAGAAGGGTTCTGCTGTAGGTAAGGTCAATGGCCTTGCTGTGATGGGAGGAGATTCTGGAATAGTCTTGCCTATAATGGCAGAAGTAACTCCTCCGCAATCACATGCTGAAGGCAAAGTAATTGCCACCGGTATGCTCAAGGATATTGCCAAGGAAGCCGTTCTTAATGTGTCAGCTGTGATCAAAAAGGTGACAGGCGAGAATATAATGAATAGGGATATTCATATCCAGTTTGTCGGTACCTATGAAGGAGTTGAGGGAGACAGTGCTTCTGTGTCCATTGCAACGGCCGTAATTTCGGCACTTGAAGGTATACCTATTGATCAGAGTGTTGCGATGACAGGTTCCCTTTCTGTAAGGGGCGATGTATTGCCGGTGGGCGGTGTAACCTACAAGATCGAAGCCGCAGCCCAGGGTGGAATTAAAAAAGTTATTATACCCTGGACTAATAAGGATGATGTGTTGATTGAAGAAGCTTACAAGGATCAGGTTGAAATAATTCCTGTCAAAACAATATCCGAAGTTATAGAGCACAGTCTTGTGGGCACCAATAAGGAAGGAATTCGGGAAAAACTCAAGGAGCTGACAGATATGAAAGTTGATCTGGAAATTCCCGAATCCGTGCCCGGTTAA
- a CDS encoding TldD/PmbA family protein — protein sequence MRESEFHDVRWIEGESTSILLDNGKIEDINTNYGNGCGVRALCGGSWGYTSSEGVDGIDAAINAAIELASDVNKHSPREKVTLASYCEPNVDNLPYIKEDPRDVPVEEKVELLKDLSNNASCKGTSSTSASYSESTLKVHYTNSEGADCEYELTRVGFAISAIASDGASYQVGRESNFDVCGYEMFRDPGILEKAQSAGKTAVDLLGARQAKGGKGPVILDPELAGVFAHEAVGHASEADLVLEGSSILADRIGEEIASPFVNIIDDPTLHKFGYYPFDAEGMQSHKTDIIKDGVLNSYLHSRETAGKLGGTSGNSRSQGYSAPVVRMSNTYVDNGNSNLDEMLEELGDGIYLAGTRGGQVNTGEGIFQFNAEKGYIVENGEIGDLVRDVSLSGNTLEILKNVLLVGNDLKMHSGRCGKSGQAVPVSDGSPHLLISDALVGGVQ from the coding sequence ATGAGAGAATCAGAATTTCATGATGTGAGGTGGATAGAGGGTGAATCAACTTCTATCCTTCTCGACAACGGGAAAATAGAGGACATAAACACAAACTATGGAAATGGTTGTGGTGTACGTGCTCTTTGTGGCGGTTCATGGGGTTATACTTCATCTGAAGGGGTCGATGGTATTGATGCTGCAATAAATGCAGCTATAGAGTTGGCTTCTGATGTGAATAAACACAGTCCAAGAGAAAAAGTAACTCTTGCATCTTACTGTGAACCCAATGTCGACAATTTACCGTATATAAAGGAAGATCCCCGGGATGTCCCGGTTGAAGAAAAGGTTGAGTTGTTGAAAGACCTTTCCAATAATGCTTCATGCAAGGGAACTAGCAGTACATCCGCATCATACTCCGAATCCACCTTAAAGGTTCATTATACAAATTCTGAAGGTGCGGATTGCGAATATGAACTTACTAGAGTGGGATTTGCAATTTCAGCTATTGCTTCAGATGGTGCATCTTATCAGGTAGGAAGAGAAAGCAACTTTGACGTATGCGGTTATGAAATGTTCCGTGACCCTGGAATTCTGGAAAAGGCACAATCTGCCGGAAAGACAGCTGTGGATTTGCTGGGTGCCCGTCAGGCAAAAGGTGGCAAAGGTCCTGTAATTCTTGATCCTGAGCTTGCCGGAGTATTTGCCCATGAAGCAGTTGGGCATGCTTCAGAAGCCGATCTTGTGCTGGAAGGAAGTTCAATTCTGGCAGATAGAATAGGTGAAGAAATAGCTTCACCATTTGTCAATATCATAGATGACCCTACTCTTCATAAATTCGGTTACTATCCCTTTGATGCAGAAGGAATGCAATCTCATAAAACAGATATTATTAAGGATGGAGTATTGAACTCCTATCTGCATTCCAGAGAAACTGCAGGTAAACTTGGTGGTACATCAGGTAACAGTCGCAGTCAGGGATATTCTGCACCTGTTGTCAGAATGAGTAATACATATGTTGACAACGGAAATTCAAATCTTGATGAAATGCTGGAAGAACTGGGTGACGGAATATACCTTGCGGGTACCCGTGGAGGACAGGTTAATACAGGTGAAGGAATCTTCCAGTTCAATGCAGAAAAAGGTTATATTGTGGAAAATGGGGAAATCGGAGACCTTGTGCGTGATGTCTCCCTGTCTGGTAATACTCTGGAAATCCTGAAAAATGTTTTACTGGTAGGAAATGATCTTAAAATGCATTCGGGTAGATGTGGTAAAAGCGGTCAGGCAGTTCCGGTATCAGATGGCTCTCCCCATCTTCTTATTTCAGATGCCCTTGTGGGAGGTGTCCAGTAA
- a CDS encoding TldD/PmbA family protein, protein MQNYDIGNKVLEFANKYGADEAEVFISANQVTSASVRRNLIESARNQQSRGLGVRVVKDGAVGFASTNIFNRLEETVKSAIAMAKVRDSDEDWKNLPSNGKYPSVNGIFSKKVNELELEDCISLTKEMIDGVCSFSDIIAPSGSFSRMISNQLIMNTNGVEVEEKGTAVSGFIDVITTSDLPSTAYDFRISRDMDIDFYGIGKEAANLANSCKNGVSVESGQKDVVFHPFAFSDIMESSFLSSIEADNIQKGRSSLTGKLNTDIASRGLTVTDDGILNGGIASSVSDDEGTPSQSTGIIKDGLLKSYIYDSYTAGKEGRSSTGNAVRGSYTSTPGVGTRNVVFDHPASDIISEIKDGVFVTNVIGAHTANPISGDFSVEARNAFAIKDGQIEKPIKSLMVSGNIFELLRNVKGAGDDVRMVGSIITPSIWVSNMNVIG, encoded by the coding sequence ATGCAGAATTATGATATTGGCAACAAAGTCCTTGAATTTGCCAATAAATATGGAGCAGATGAGGCTGAGGTCTTCATCTCAGCAAATCAAGTGACTTCTGCAAGTGTCCGTCGCAACCTTATTGAAAGTGCCAGGAATCAACAAAGTCGGGGATTGGGGGTAAGGGTTGTTAAAGATGGTGCAGTGGGATTTGCAAGTACTAACATTTTCAATCGGCTTGAAGAAACTGTGAAAAGTGCGATTGCAATGGCCAAGGTACGCGATTCAGATGAAGATTGGAAAAACCTGCCTTCAAATGGTAAATATCCTTCCGTAAATGGCATTTTCAGTAAAAAAGTCAATGAACTTGAGCTTGAGGATTGCATCTCCCTGACAAAGGAAATGATTGATGGTGTTTGTTCTTTTAGCGACATAATAGCTCCCTCAGGCTCTTTTTCTCGTATGATTTCCAACCAGCTTATCATGAACACTAACGGTGTTGAAGTTGAGGAAAAGGGCACTGCAGTATCAGGTTTTATTGATGTGATCACAACTTCCGACCTTCCATCTACAGCATACGATTTTCGTATATCCCGGGATATGGATATTGATTTTTATGGAATCGGGAAAGAAGCCGCAAACCTGGCCAATTCCTGCAAAAATGGTGTTTCTGTGGAAAGTGGACAGAAGGATGTTGTATTTCATCCCTTTGCCTTTTCGGACATAATGGAATCTTCATTCTTATCTTCAATAGAAGCGGATAATATACAGAAAGGCAGATCCAGCCTAACGGGAAAATTGAACACCGATATTGCATCCCGAGGTCTTACAGTAACTGATGACGGTATCCTGAATGGAGGTATTGCATCTTCGGTTTCTGATGATGAGGGTACTCCTTCACAATCCACCGGCATAATCAAAGATGGTTTACTCAAGTCTTACATCTATGATTCCTATACTGCTGGTAAGGAAGGAAGATCCAGTACCGGCAATGCTGTCAGAGGTTCATATACCTCCACGCCAGGGGTTGGCACACGCAATGTTGTCTTTGATCATCCAGCATCTGATATAATTTCTGAGATAAAAGATGGAGTATTTGTTACAAATGTAATAGGTGCACATACTGCAAATCCAATATCCGGGGATTTTTCAGTGGAAGCTCGTAATGCATTTGCGATTAAGGATGGCCAGATAGAAAAACCTATCAAGTCCCTTATGGTGTCAGGCAATATTTTTGAATTGCTCAGAAACGTGAAAGGTGCCGGAGATGATGTCCGGATGGTTGGTAGTATTATTACCCCTTCAATATGGGTATCTAATATGAATGTGATAGGCTGA